Proteins encoded together in one Carya illinoinensis cultivar Pawnee chromosome 3, C.illinoinensisPawnee_v1, whole genome shotgun sequence window:
- the LOC122303900 gene encoding uncharacterized protein LOC122303900, translating into MSSTSRAIVAASVGVVEAMKDQMGICRWNYIIRSAQQSTKNNLRSLSQAKNLSSSTSAVVSSKVRDQEKMKKSEESLRTVMYLSCWGPN; encoded by the coding sequence ATGAGTTCAACAAGCAGAGCTATTGTAGCAGCCAGCGTCGGAGTTGTGGAGGCCATGAAAGACCAGATGGGTATATGCAGGTGGAATTATATTATAAGATCCGCTCAGCAAAGTACAAAGAACAATCTCCGCTCCTTATCTCAGGCAAAGAATCTCTCCTCTTCAACTTCTGCAGTGGTTTCAAGCAAAGTAAGAGATCAGGAGAAAATGAAGAAGTCAGAAGAGTCTTTGAGGACCGTCATGTACTTGAGCTGTTGGGGTCCCAATTGA